Within the Enoplosus armatus isolate fEnoArm2 chromosome 9, fEnoArm2.hap1, whole genome shotgun sequence genome, the region CAACGTCGCTGGAATTTTCTGACGGATGGTGTGTCAAATGTACAGAAATTGATGTTAAAAACGCAGACTCGCAAGTTCAGCACCTTGCTGTACATTACACAGGCCAACCACAGCTGcttattctgacattttgccATAACCTCCAGATGGATACTGTAATATGAAACATCAGATTTTAAAGATGTGTCCATTCAGTCATGAGATCGAGAGATATGGCAGTCTAATGATGCGAGCCAGAGTATACACATGGCTACGGGCCTGTCGAGCATTTACACTTTCTAATTTATGTCTTAAGGTTATCGAAGGGAGAGTGTCTCTCCAGTTTGGGGAAGTGGTGGTGTGCTAGCAAAAAGCCTGTCACTGGGTTAAATATGAGGACTGTGAGCAGGTGAGGTCTGTTGGATCTTGACTTTCTCACCCCGACTCAATAAAAGCTTTCGTCTGGCAAAGAGCTGAGACAGATGAAACATGAGAGTCTGGGactaatgttttctttgatgATGGATCTTGTGTGATTTGGCTTTTAGTCTTTGTTCCCTTTTCTGTGTCAccctgtgttttaatgtgagagtgtgtgggtgtgtttgcatgccTCCTATGTGCTGTGTGCATATGTTGTTTGTGCACTTGCATAGGGGcggtttgtgcatgtgtgtgtaggtgtaagACAGGCAGCACAGGGCCAGTTTGATGTTTGATTGATTATCATATCAGAGGTGATTATTATTACTGGGTGGTGGGAATGAATAGCCAGCAGTGCACTCTGCCAGAGGGCTGTATCACTTATCACTGGGCTTTCCTCCAGCCATGCTGTAATGTTTTGGCAACCTGATATTGTTCTCACAATATTATTCTGTCACTTTGTTGTGTGCTCAGTCATTATCAAGGGGCCTATTGcacagtgaaaaccatgtactTGACAGTATACCTCCTCTATCTGTATATGCATGTTACTGTAGTTGCATCTTTATGCTGAAAGGAAGCCACTTGTTAGGGAGTCATGTTCAAACAGCTTCTGTgcttttgacacacacaaactcacaaaccCCTCTCTTCATGGGGTTTCTGTATCTGTTGGTGGTCCACACTCTACTCACAAATGTTTGCCTCATAAATATTTACaggtgtgtgatgtgtgagcTTCACATGCAAGAGTACACTACTTTATTCCCACTTAGTCACGAGAGAGGTCGCTCAGTTTGCATAAGTGCTTTAATCTTTAGGTTGCAGATTTTTAGCGGTTGACAGCAACAGGAAGGAGTTTGGTAGTTACTGAGAGAAAGCAAAGTGACAGCTCCCCCTCTCTTGTTCCCTCCCTCTGCATCCACCACACTTTCATCACACAGCAATAAAAGTTAAATGGCATTTTGTACTGCCTCTCTcgtcgctctctctcactctttttctctgtctctctttctttttccacttgCTCCCAATTGCACTGCCTGTTTTGTTTGAGCTCAGCTTCATCGCTGGTACAAGCCGAAACATTAACAGCATAAATATTGGCAGTGAAAGTCTGTTCTTTTCAAATGTTGCTGACCCTCCTTTCTGTGTTTCAGGCTTACAGAAAATTACAATGGCTGACCGTTTTGACTGTGACAACTGCAAGGAGTCTTTGTATGGCCGCAAGTACATCCAGTCAGATGACAGTCCCTACTGCATCCCTTGTTACGACAGCCTGTTCTCAAACACATGTGATGAGTGCAAAGAGCTGATCGGCCATGACGCAAGGGTAAGGCATCCATTTTGACATGATCAGACATGCAATCAGCTATCTGCCGCACAACAGTAACAGtcatttttagatttcattaaaataaaaaacatgtacCTAAATATAACAGgtaacaattattttctgtaCTGCATGCACTGGGATGAAGCCCACATATGACCATAGTCTTTCCACACTGTGAGCCACATattaacagtttaaacaaaGATAAAGCACATCAAACATCTGCCCTAATTAGCTTTAAGCCATTTTTTTACCATGTTTTGACATGGCCTTGGATAGCTGAAACAGAAGTTATGTCGTGTTAATGATGCATAATTCATGCTAAATGAGGCGTGTTCTATATATTTTGTGTGGCAAGACACAGTAAAGGCTAATTTAACATGCAATTATACAGGCAATTTCCACTAAGTCCACATAAGCCAACGGGCTAATTTTGTCTAAGATTGTAAAACTGCAGTATAAGACaatgtctccctcctccccacagTCAAGTTAAACATGAAGTGGATCATTTAAGACTGACATACGCTACTTAGTGGTGTTTACAGAATGGGGCATGCTACAGTGCTTAGTAGTTTGCTTAGCTAAGAAGGCCAATGAGTTATCAACACCCTCATAGGCAGTGGACAATAAATAAGGCCCACATTTTCTTGGCTCAGTGCCCTTTACACTCGCTTCAACATCCTTGTGAGACCTTTTTTAAACAGAAGCATGCACACAAGTACAGTGCTGCCTGTACATGTACACCACATACTGCTTACTGCCTATGCAGACAATACATGGGTCAGTTTGACCCCGACCAATccaactctcctctctgctcctgttgCAAGCAGAAACCTTTGTCATTTAGTCTTGCAGTCATCCTTTAGATTACTGCAATTCTGTAAaccttaaaacataaaaattacatttggaaTAGACTCACAATAATTAAGGTGATTTAATTCCTGTGGCGTATTCATGAAATTACCTCCAATTCCTTGTTGTCTCCTCTTGCTCTGCTGCCAGGAGCTCTTTTACGAGGACCGCCATTATCATGAGCACTGCTTCCGCTGTTTCCGCTGTGATCGCTCGTTGGCAGATGAGCCTTTCACCAGCCAGGACGAGGCGTTGCTCTGCAATGACTGCTACTGCAATGAGTTCTCCTCCAAGTGTGTAGCCTGCGACAAGGTCGTCATGCCAGGTAAAGGTGCAAGGCATTAGTGCATAGAGAGATTTGGTTGTTGAGATTTAAGGCTCATTTCATTTGCGCTCTCTGACTTCCaactatttcatttttttgtgcgTAGAATATTCTCACAGTAGAGGTTAGAGAAATAGGATTCTGAACTACCTTGAACTAGCTTATCTTAAAATCCAGGAAGAGAGagttgattaaaataaaataaaagagggaGTGACTTGAGAAATATCTTAATATAAATAGCACATAATACATTTGACAGTGCCATATATTATGGTACTTCACTCACCCACTAAATATTAGTCTCATTGCACCACATTTTACTTTCCATTTAGTACACTAATTAAAATTTCAAGATAGATAAGCAAATGGCTTTGGAAAATGATGACATGGCAAACTCCAGGAAATGGGGACAAATGAATAGTATAAAGTAACAGATCCGGCAGATAAAGAGGAGTTTttagaaaaaaaggagacaagAAAGAGGTGAAGGCGAGGGTCCACAATTGAGCAGCAGCCAGGGCTGAACATGACAGTGTAATTGCCAGTCTGCTTGACTTGTTGTCTGTAAGCCGGATCCCCAGGGCTGTTGGGCTGCCAGAGGACTGATGATATTAAGAGATAAGCAAGTCAGTTATTCCAGCGCTCCTGTAGCAGCTTACACAACCCTCATGAAGCAGCAAATGATTCCAGGAAGAGTACGACATTCCCCTTTATTTCTACTGTAGGCTACATCATGTTTTCCTATGAAGATAACACGTTTGCATTACATGCTCAAGTGCGTCACCTTGAGAAGTAAAAATTGTTATGTAGAGTGATCAGAGGATCTGACATCTTAACTAAGGAAGCTCCCAGGATTTACTAGTATACAATACTGCAAACTCTCCTCTAACAAAAGAACTACACCctcaaaaacagacacacacacttagcttTGTTTTACAACTGGATGCTAGGCTGAAGTGGTTTATGTCGGtgacaaaaggagagaagaaactTAATATCAACACCATGTAAATTGATTTGGTTAAAAAGAAAGCTCTCGAAATTGCTGCAATGCAGCAATGTCATTGCCAGAGATGGTCATGCAAGTGGGGGTATTGGTGTGTTCTCCCAGACAATGGACCTCTATGTCACATTTTATTCTGTTGGAAAATCCTCGGTTGACACAGTAAGCATTTCTGTTGTTGTCCCCGTCAACTGTGACTAAGAATCTTATTTGAGCTTTATGTTGAAGTTTGAAACACTTTATTTGCCaagaataaatatatataggAAATCCATTGatgaaaacatacaatatgAGCATGTGGCTCAAGGACAAGAGGACCTGTAGGGCAAAGAGACAGTTCAAAGCATATTGACAATATGTATATGCAGTATATGCAGAGAGCATGCTGTAGAATTTGCTTCCAGGTGTATTTGCAAAGTAAGGATTGAGATACTTAAATCGAGGAGATGCATTTGATAAAAATACTTTGTGAGCATAATAAAACTTCTAATGTGTGCAAAGGCTGTTTTCTGTGCagagattttgtgttttgttggcaTCCTACTGGATATTACACCAATTATTTTCAAAGCTCTTTAAGCTTGTTGGAATGCTTGTGAAATTGCCCCCAAAAATTATTCATACTCTATTTAGCATTTGAGCTTGCTCACTTTTTTTCCGCTTGTCAAATACTCATACCTAACTGCTAATATTGTCCTCCTTGAGCCACTGTAATTCCTGTAAGCTTATAACCTGGAATGTTTTTGCAGGGGATTTCTTGCAGTTTTTTGACTATAGAACACCACAGCACACAGCCTGAAGCAGTGAAACGTTAGCAATCCAGACAGCAGGAGTACAAAATGTCGGCCCCCACACAAACCACTACGTCACCATAGAATAAACCAACCAGTATAATAAAAAACTCAACAGCTAAGGGATAGAAGATGGATTGGTTGGGGACACGAAGGGGAAAATGGCATTATCCCTTTCTGCCGCCAGTTTCCAGCAGTAGGAAAGAAGTGTGGGACCTGTGGTATTATgctttaagataaaataaatctcACTGAAACAAAATGAGCTTTATACGACTTCATGCAGTTCAAGTGTATTATTTCAGTTCAATAAAATTACCACCAGAAAATACCAAAATGGCCATAACAATCCTTTGAAGGATGGTAAGAGATTCATTctacacaaaaaaagtgaagtCTTCATCTGCTCTCTGTCATTCTTTCCATTCTTCTTTCTATCTCGGCCTCCtgtcatctgtctttttctcttctagGTACGAGGAAGTTAGAGTACGCAGGCTCTACATGGCATGAGGGCTGCTTCATCTGTCACAGCTGCGAACAGCCGATTGGCTCGAAGTCCTTCATCCCTGACAAGGATGAACACTACTGTGTGTCCTGCTATGAGGACAAGTTCGCTCCACGCTGCACACGCTGTAAAAAGGTCAGTTAAGTTATCAAATAGCTGCCAGAATTGCTAGTTGAATTCCCGCTCACCCTCGCATGGTACATGCTTTTGATGCATGGGAGACATGAGTGGGATTGATCCTCGGTCTGCAGGAACGTGCATGGGAATAGATCTTTGAAGTGAATTAAAAGGATCActtcatgacctttgacctgtctCATTTTCAGACCCTGGCTAAAGGTGGTGTGACCTATCGGGACGAGCCGTGGCATAAGGAGTGTTTTGTGTGCACCAGCTGTAAGACACAGCTGGCAGGTCAACACTTCACCTCCCGAGATGAAAGCCCTTACTGCCTCAAGTGCTTTGGCAGCCTTTACGCCAAGAAGTGCGAGGCCTGCTGCAAACCAATCACAGGCAAGATTACATCACTATGTTTGACACAATAATATTGATTTGTGCTCCCCCAGGTGCTACTTTTGAtattgggttagggttaaacgCTAAATGCTATTAATACTGTGAACAAGATTTACTCTAAGACTGGCAGCCAGTTTGTGCATTTTACATTGTGTGCCACCTGGTTGAATTCTCTCGGACTCTTctagatgtatgtatgtaaatcaCAAAAGATTGCTTTATAGCACACAGCCAATAAAAGGATCATACACACCAGTTCAATTCCAGGAAGTAAAACATTCATGGGAAATGTCTTAACCCTCTAGACCCCAATAGAATGCTGGAATGCTACTGCAGTTTACTGAGAACCTcacttaaaggccctgaaaccCGATTTTCTCAGTCAGCTTCGTACTGTGAGAGGTGggatcctacatgaacacagaaTTCTCTGACAAAGctagaacagttttggttatgaCAGTAGaggtttctgtatttctgttttttcctgtgCTCTTCTTTGAAGTGGGTGGTGCTTAGTTgggaaaaggtgatgtcacattcttctgtgcaccaatcaggatttaggaggatttgaatcagaatctgatgacagggttgttgtatgtaaaatagaaagatgctttttaactttttgctaatttagtcatgaatatcAGTGTTATAGAGAGGggctttaaatgtttaaactcTGTATGTGTTGAAAAAGCTTTTCTATGTTGTGAAGCATGCATGATTTGCATCTTCAGTCGTGTTGAATTCAAAGACAGCCCTCTAAAGCTTGACATACAGTTTAATCTCTGTCTCGTTGCTCTTCTCATCCTAGGTTTTGGAGGAGGAAAGTACATCTCATTTGAGGATCGCCAGTGGCATCAGCCATGCTTCACCTGCTCCCAGTGCTCTGTTTCACTGGTGGGCGCCGGCTTTTTCCCTGATGGTGACAGGATCTTGTGCCGCGACTGCAACAGCAACCTATAGAGTCATGTATCACATCCTCACCCTCCCCTTGACTTACCTTTCACCCTCCGTCACAGCATTTCAAGAACCCCAAGTCATTACCGAGGAAGGTAACGCAGGCTAACAAATGCTGCCTCTCAGGTTGTTTTTATATAAAGAGATCAGATCCTCGTGGTCCCTGTCTGGGTCAGATTTTCATCCGGGAGCTTGCGCTCAGAATCCTGTTTTGATGCTGTATTGTTTGAATGAACCACCACAAAGATTTCCTCTTTAACCAGAGAGTTCATGATTTTGTGAAACAAAGTTTATGGAGTGCCTTAAGAATAACATTACGTATATGTTATGTACTAATGAACCAAAGAAACGCAAAATGCTAGTCACTTGCGAGTCACTTCATTCCACAAATTccttcatattttatattaaaaaattGCCACTTCAGGTAGAAGAGAAGACACAGAACACTGATACAGTATAGTATGTAAACTTTACAGTCTGTATTTCAAAGTATGGTGGAGGTACTGTTGTGATGCTCTTATAACTGCAGTTTTAAgcattttaattgaaatatgTCAGAAAGTAAAAGCAAGAAGCAAATTTTAACTTTGCTGATTATGCTTTCAGTGACGTAGTCAGTTTATGGTAGTtgtgatcaataaagtaatttgcACTTTGGATAAAATATTCTCTTGCTACCATATtatgtgcacataaaaacacaattttaaaaaatggcaCACAGACCACTTTTTTGTCATGTATCTGCTTTTGTTGAACTTTGCAATGACACTTATTTTTACATAAAGTTTCttcttatttctgtctttttcatttgttgcaATGAATCTTTTTTGTCGCCGTTGCTCAAAGAGCCAGCATTTATAACCCTACAgaagctgaaatgaaatgcaatattGTTGTGTATTGCAGGAGTATGCATGTCTTAATCTGCCATGATTTGCCTCAATAATTATTTTGTGGCTGTTAACGCTgttagtattttgttttttcattgtcaGTTTGTAACATGTCTgtgaaaaatgataaaaaaaacaaaacaaacaaacaaacctatatttcattatttcagctttGATGCTGGTGAGTCAGAGTTggcaaaatatacattttaagatGGAAAATATGCCATTGAGGCAATAACAGTATGAacttactgtaaaaaaaaaaaagatgataattGATACGCCTAATGCTacatgtttagttttgtttgtgaagTCTTATTAAATAAATTTACACTGACTGATCTTTGCTGGGCAATTTTtatgttctgtgtgtatttgtggttaTAGTGAAATATGCATTACTGGTTTCAGGTCATAGCTTTTTTGTGGATTTGTGTTTACTGTCTAAGCTAGAGAAAACCCTTCTAGTGTGTTTATAAAGTCTTTCTAGGAacgatcagtgtgtgtgtgtgagagagagagagagtgagtgcaCAGGGGGAAGGgcatgaaagtgtgtgagtgtgagaaagtGTTCGCAAGAGAAACCAAGCGAGTGTAATAAAAGAGAGTAAAAAGTTTGTATTTCTGAAGGTTTAatatatttgtgtgagtgtttcgCAAGAGACTGAGTAAAAAAAGGAAGAGTGAGCACATatctgtgtatacatgtgtgttcacctgaatgtgtgtgtgtatatacacacacatatacacacactgttgtttatGATGAGTTGACTGTTTCATCGCCTTGATGAAGCACACATGCAAAGAGGGCCAGATACACTTTCCTGTCAGCATTGGTTAAAtgtcctcctccctgcctccgtTTGAGATTTTTTCACcaaaaaaggaaatggaaaactCGTAGCTGcatgggggagggaggaggagggggaggggatgACTGGTGGtggaagtgagagagaaaagagtgtgggagagagagaggagagagaggatgttCACATCTGGAGTTGCTCCATGGCACTTTCACTGGGGGGTCAGCTCCACACAAGGCCCCCTTTGGATTTATTAGAAGGAGGAGGCGGGCGGGGAGGTGACGGCTAGCAGGAAGGGTCAGAGGAAGAGCTGTGGAGATGTTAACTGTATCATATGGTACATGGCCTCTACGAACAGGTTCAACTTTAACAGCTATTACCAGTGAGAggggaaatgtgctttttcattTGACAAGCTGCCTCctgtttttttgattttcagCAACAATATGTTCTCTCACAGTCTTTCTCCTTGAATTTGTCCAATGTCTGTGTTATCACTGTCACCCAGAatcaatttgtttgtttacccaACAGAAGTTCCTGGGAAACAGGACATGTCTGAGAAAGTGTGGCCTTTGATTTGGCCTGAAGTGAGCCAACAGCTGCAAAGCTGGCTTCTTGCGCTCTCTTACAAGAGGTTGGTCATTTCACACGAAAGATATAAGGCTCACAATTTTGCTGCTAGGCCTAACatttctctaaaatgtcagcTCTCGAACACGGCTAACAGAAGCAGACCAAGCCAGACTCCATCAGCCATCTACAGTTGCTATAACATGTTAGGATGACTGCCAGTAATGTCATTTACAATTTTACCAAAAAGAGACACTAAACACAGCTCAGTGTAATTTAATCAGAGCTGCACGTGTTTATAGGCTACTGTATGTAAAACTAAACTTGCCTTATCAGCCTAAATCACAAAGTGGAACTTGACTGCTGAAGGACACTTGACTTTCTAATGGAGACACAAGCTTAGTTTTCCTCAccaaacatataaaaacatttttgtaaaatacaCACTGAATCATAAACAGTGGCAAGTTGTTGCTATTTAGCGCAACATGCGGTCCTTTGTGATTACAGACTATCATGTTtcgtaaagaaagaaagaaaatctttatatacattgttttaaattaatttaattttaatcatttaattattaCAGGATGTGTGGGTTTAAAGGCAAGTCAAACATGTTTGCCATTTGTGGCCCAGTATGTAGCGTTGCCTGTTGCCGCTTTTGATgaacagaataaacaaaacctatatttaaataatatttagtGCTTAGAGAAGTCAATGCCATTCATGCCTCCAATGCAAAATCTATGGACAATAGTGGTGAATAAATACATCTCATTTTGAATATTAGATTATAAACAAACATGTCTCTGGTCTTTACTACACCATGCATCACCAGGCCTTTCGAAATTACAGATCAGTTATAGAACGCACAGTACAGCACGACTCAGTGCTCCTGAATAGCTACTTATAAGGTAGCCCCAGCCAAAGTACCAAAACCTCAGAAGAGGAGTGAGGCTGATAGAATCATGTTAATACAGGCTTAGATCCCAAAGGTTTATAGAAAGTTGGctccataaaaacagcagtgaggGATGATTAGCACAGACCCCATCCATATCATTCCCAGATGTCTGCTCTGCCCTGTTTTCACCCAGCTGGATCACTAAAATCAGAATTACTAATCACAGCTTCAGAGGCCAGTAAATCATCAGAATCCAAGGTAAATGtgataaaatgatttttttaaatctgtacGGTGTGGTCAATTTGACaatctcctcccctcttttttttaaatctatttgtGGACATTTAGGGTTTCTGTCTTACATAACAAATCAGATTGAGGTTTAAATTTTAGATTTAATTGTGTAGATTGAATTatactaaatacatttttatgaatgcAACACTTGTTTGTGAAACAATAAAGGAGTTTCATAAGAacctaaaacaaaaactaaatcaaattTCTCTCAGTAGGCATCAGACTGTGTGGAGCTAGTTGAACTGATGCCTGACGTGATATGAGAACATTTGCTTAATCCatgtcacacatttttttgatcgtgtgattgaattaatttgatAAGCTGATTCCATGTGTATCTGCACAGATTTACCAGATACACTGCAAACTGATAACGTCCTTTTCCTGCAGTTTGGCAACAGATGAGGTTTATCactttcaaactgaaaatgtcaagCAGCATCTGAGGTCACAATATGCAGTCTTTGCTGTGAGAGAAATCTACAAATTCTACCCCAGGTGGCCAGCCATTAAGGAGCTGTGATTACACACAGGTATATTAGCAAGGGGAACTAACAAGGAGGTAGCAGTAAAGCCTTGTTAAAATGTCATTGCAactctttctgctgctctctcagtTGCATTGCACCTGCTAGGACAGGACAACTTACTGTGCTCCTTTGTGCAATTCTTATTTGTTCATGAAGTTTTGTGACCTGAGGTTATTCCCAGCATAGCTCCACCAATAGTGAACTGAGCAGAGGCCTCATTAGCTACAGTGagtggaaacacctgtgtgggtgtgtggggcCTTTAAAGCAATTGGGAGGCACTGTGTCTAAATAAGCCTTCTATTGCGACAAACTTTCGTCCATTAATTGCACTGCATTCTGGGTATACTGTTGCCTCAGTGCCCTAAAATCTCAGAGAATGTACACTAACTCCCAAAGTATCAAATTGAGCTGtaattttaagtcatttttcttgCTCCATTCTTCTTGTACATAATTCATGCTTGGGGAACACAGGAGTGTTTTAACAAAAAGTAAACTGCATATTGTATTTAGTTTTGTATGCTTGTACTATATCAGAATTGGTCAGGATTTCTAGTCTAGTCTGGTTGTGAATTTAAACTTAACTTGAATAATAATGTATCTTGATCCTCTGGCAAGATATGCTATTGACAATAAATGGAAGCCGTCTATTCTTTTGTAAATGAGAGAGGTCAGAAAGTAAGTGAGCACTGCCAACATGggtttcaaataaaacatctcTTCCCATGTCAGCTTCTACTCCCGAGTATTCCCGAGTTCATAACTGTAACCTTGGTGTTTAAAATGACGTGACTTTTGATTTTCCTCCAGTAAAAATGTGACTAATTGTTCATCTATATTAGCCACTTTGTGGTTGTCTGGCAAACTATTCAGCATGTTTCCTTGCATGAccctgaatcagaatcagaatcagaaatactttattgatccccggggggaaattatacgaaggaataaaaggagaaaagtaagaaaaataagaaaacaaacaggagcgactgtaacaggctgcatgcacagtCGGCGCATGCGCAtgcaatgaatgaaataatgaatgaatggccatcctcctgtttttcatttgccAAACATCAAGGCAGACACAGCCAGAAGAAGTTGATCAAGCTTGTACCAGCAGCGTGAGTGTCACAGCAATTTGAGGTCACGTCCTGTTCGATGTCTAGACAAGCACACCATGGCATGAGTCAGTTTTACAATGTTACTGTTCACATCCCATGTATCCAGAGTTCTGCAGGCAATACAGCTCATTACTTTCATTTATCAGGATGAGGGGGTGGACATGAACTTGGTATGGTCCCTTGTATTCCTCAGGCATGGCCACATTAAGCTCTTAACATattgtttgttcatttcagaATCATTTATTCACAGCATTTTCTT harbors:
- the fhl3a gene encoding four and a half LIM domains protein 3; translation: MADRFDCDNCKESLYGRKYIQSDDSPYCIPCYDSLFSNTCDECKELIGHDARELFYEDRHYHEHCFRCFRCDRSLADEPFTSQDEALLCNDCYCNEFSSKCVACDKVVMPGTRKLEYAGSTWHEGCFICHSCEQPIGSKSFIPDKDEHYCVSCYEDKFAPRCTRCKKTLAKGGVTYRDEPWHKECFVCTSCKTQLAGQHFTSRDESPYCLKCFGSLYAKKCEACCKPITGFGGGKYISFEDRQWHQPCFTCSQCSVSLVGAGFFPDGDRILCRDCNSNL